GCCATCCTTTTTCCTGAAGATCTCTTTTTATTAACTTGCGCAGCCTAATTTTTGGGAGGACCCTAGAACTGCTATAAAAAATGCTTATCATTCAACTGATAAAGTTATCCTAGAGAACTCCATGCAATTAGGACCAGGTGGCTCAACTGCAGTAACTGCAATTGTTATTGATGGAAAAGATCTATGGGTGGCCAATGTTGGAGATTCCAGAGCCGTTATTTGCAGTGGTGAAATAGCAGAGCAACTTACCGTCGACCATGAGCCACACAGTGAGAGGAGGAGGATTGAGAAGCAGGGTGGTTTTGTGACAACTCTTCCTGGTAATCTTTGGTGTTTTCAATATATTCTTCTGGATACATTTAAAAGATCGAATTTGACTATACATTACATGTTTTGGGAATTTTGTGATTTGATACCATGGAAATTAAGACTCCCGTTTCAGGAGATGTGCCTCGCGTTAATGGCCAACTTGCTGTTGCACGTGCTTTTGGAGATGAAAACCTGAAAGCACATTTGAGTTCAGAGCCTGATGTACGTAATGTACGGATTGGATCAAGTACACAGTTTGTTATTTTGGCAAGTGATGGCTTGTGGAAGGTCAGgttttaatgtttttgttgAGCATCCCTTCCTTCTTTTTAGTTGCAAACTTTCAAGTACTTAAGAGTGTACCACTATGAGCTGGTCTTGTGTGATCATGAATTCTCACATTCTCTCCTCAAAATAATCAAGTTATTAAATCTGCGACAGTAGAGGACAAAAGAGTGGCAACCATGAGTATGGTGTACTATTAGCACTTAGAGGTTCAACATTTGGaagaaattttttgtcaattggaaaatgaaataagaaaCTCTTCGTCGTGCCAAATGTATCAGtgaattctatttaatttctgGAAATGCCTGGTCTCTGTCCTTCCATCCTCTCTCTTTATCTCTTGGCTGATTCGCTTATTCTAtcataaaatgagtattttgtTTAAAGAAATCCatagtattaaataattcttggGTTACACACTTACGACCATATCTGGACTCATCGCCTTTCTTCTCAGCCTTCCAGTATTTCTCATGTATAGGAGGAATCAACATGGAATGATTTCTAGACTGATACCATATTGTCCCCACAATGATGAGATGTGACGTATTATTTGCTTAAGATTTTACACTTGGCAGGTGATGAGTAATCAAGAGGCTGTCGACATGGTAAGACCCATCAAGGATCCTCAAGCAGCTGCAAAGCGTTTAACCACAGAGGCTTTGGCTAGAAAAAGTAAAGATGATATATCATGCATTGTCATACGCTTCGGATGATGAGTGAAAACAAAGAcgttaaacaaaaacaaagagaaaaaggagcAACCGACTAGTGACAAGTATTCCAAAACGTGTCTCGATTTGTATGTTGCtcttgtttgaataatttggTTTGTTGGAAAGAGAAAGAATGTAATCTTGTTGCTTGGAATAGTATACTTGCTTGAACAATCAAAAGTAGCTagttttgatgttttcttcttttttttttttttttccctaaagaATTATTGGGTTAGATGATTTACTGTACGGACATTTTTTAGATAGGAAACATTTGTGTGCATAAAGTTTTGTGAGTTAGATATGAATGATGGCACATTTTCTGCCCGACCTGGGATGAAGGATATTGCAGTTTCTTTTATGTGCATGTATATGGGGAACTAATTGATATTGGACGCCAACTTATTGAGTTGCCTTTCGGCTGTCGGAAGTTCCAGAGTTGTATTTCTAGTCAGGCTCGTAAGCATACATCCATGGCCGTTTGGGACGATTTCACTGGTTTTGCCCTACCAAAATGCTGCACCAGGGAGACTTCTATATCGCAGCATTCAAGCCTGAGGGTTGTTTCTTGCCACGGTTTGATCTAATTCTTCCTTTTGAAAAAACGAAATCTTGTTTCCACAACAAAACACTGGCTTGTTTTGGTCATTTTTGCTGATCCTCGAGAGAGATAACAGCCCTCTATTTGAGAGGGAATCCACACCTCACATTCTGGAGTGGAAAACCATCTCAGGAATGGCCTGGattagaaaagtttaatttatcCCACCTCAAGTCTCTGCCATTCTTAGGCAGCAAGAGTACTTAAGAAAGTTGTGGATCCTAATTCCTGGAGTTAAGCTTTCATGGTCGGCTGGTTTTGTTTGTGACGGAGATCTTGAACCAATTATAGCAAGAATGTTTGGGATAGGATGAGAGATTTATGGTGGGTCTACTGTGAATCCCCTTCCCCTGTTTCTTCAGGTTGTGCTCCTGAATTACAACAGTAGGTTTAAAGGAAAGTGCTGACATAGAAGGCAAAGATGATACACATTCCATTCATAACACAGCAAGATCAAGATCAAgatgaagaaagagaaaaagaaagtacTTCATGCTAAAGAATGTAAGTTTAGACTTATACACAATGAACACTTGTATAAAAATGAACTAATGATGCTTGTTAACCCCGCCCCTTAACCCACCCATTCTCTTCGATACACTTTAATTATAAGACCGCCAATAATTTGAGTTCgaaaaaataatgaagaaaaaaaccCGGAAATGAATTGGGAAAAGAAACTAAGACTATGCTAATTGCTGCAGCAGCAGCTTCTGGACATGAAACCACAGATCATCAGAAGAGACGCCAACTTATTTACTGTTGGTGAAGATTGGCCTTGTTTTCTTCTCAGTCCCTTTTGAGGATTTTGATAGCAGTGATCAGTAGTATGGGATGGCAGGGGGTGGTGGAGATGCGTAGGAAACTCCTACTATTGGAGGCAATGGTATGTTTTCCTtgggaggtggtggtggtggagacGAATAGACGTATGGTGGGGGAGGAGATGGTGATGGAGGCGGCGGAGATGAGTATTTgtatggtggtggtggagatgGTAAGGGGGGAGGTGGAGATGAGTATTTGTATGGTGGAGGTGGAGATGAGTATTTGTATGGTGGAGGTGGAGAGGGCGAGGGAGGTGGTGGTGATTTACATTCAGCAGTAGGTGGGGGAGATGGTGAGGGCGGCGGTGGTGATGAATATACATACGGTGGTGGTGGGGAGGCTGAGGGTGGTGGTGGAGATGCGTAGACATAAGGTGGCGGGGGAGATGGTGAGGGAGGGGGTGGTGATTGATATACGTATGGCGGTGGAGGGGATGGTGAAGGTGGAGGAGGTGATGAATAGACATAAGGTGGTGGAGGCGATGAGTAAACGTAAGGTGGTGGAGGTGAGGGTGAAGGCGGAGGAGGTGATGAGTATACGTAAGGTGGTGGAGGTGATGGTGAAGGCGGAGGAGGTGATGAGTATACATAAGGTGGTGGAGGCGAGGGTGAAGGCGGAGGGGGTGATGAATACCCGTAAGGTGGTGGAGGCGAGGGTGAAGGTGGGGGAGGTGATGAATAAACGTAAGGTGGAGGCGGCGACGGTGAAGGTGGGGGCGGCGGAGACGATGAAGGTGGAGGTGGCGATGAATATATGTaggatggtggtggtggcggcgGTGATGAATAAACATATGGTGGTGGCGGAGGTGGACTCTTGGGCGCATAATAAGTtggaggtggtggaggtggCGGTGATCTATAGTGTGTGGTGGGTGATGACTCATGCTGCGGCGGTGGTGGTGTCACATGTTCGTGAGAcggtggtggaggtggtggaAGGCGAGTTCCTGGAGAGACTTCGTGAGTAGGTGGCGGCGGTTGGAAAGACTTGGTTGGTGGTGGAGAAGGAGGTGGAGGGTGCGACCTACTACTGGGTGAAGACTTCGACGTGGGCGGAGGCGGTGGAGAAGGCCTGATAAACGGCCTAGGCCCACGAGCCGGCTTAGGCGAAGGAGGATTCGGCGCCACCGGCCCCCTCCTACCCGGGACCGGAGCAACGGTTCCGCCACCACCGCACTTAGACTTGCTACAGTCAAATGGCTTAGCAGCATCAGAGGAACACTCCCTCGCCGACCTCTGATTACTCTTATTTGGAATACAATTCTCCCGCCCATCGGAAACCGCCCCGCCACCAAATCTGCTGCACTCCGGCGCCTCTCTGGTGAAGTAATTGTACGAATAAGTGAAGTTCTGAAGCCGCGGCAATTGACAAACGGCGGCTGGCACCTCCCCAGTGAGGCGGTTGTGAGCCACGTCCAGCTGTTCCAGGCTCCGCATGCGGCTGACCTCCGACGGCAGCGGCCCCTGAAGATTGTTGAAGCTGACATCAAACACCGTCAGTTCCTTCAACATCCCAATCTGCGGCGGCAAGCACCCCGTCAGGTTATCATTCATCAAAATCAGCTCGTTCAGAGTCTTGCCCATGTTCCCAATGCTGCCGGGGATACAGCCTCCAAGATTGTTATTAGCAAGAACCAAAACGGAAACCGGCGAGTTCCCAAGATTCTCCGGGATCCCGAACTGGAACCTGTTATCATTCAGAAACAGGGCATCCAAATCTTTGTCGAAAACCTGGGACGGAACACCGCCCTCGAACTCATTAAACCGGAGGTCCAAGAATTTCAAAGACGGCAACGAGAGTACAACCTTCGGAAACCCCCCAACGAACCGGTTGTTGCTCAGATCAAGCTCAAACAGCAGCTTCAGTTTCTTGAAGCTGTTAGGAACGACGCCGCAGAACCGGTTGGAGTTGATGTGGAAAAGGGCCAGATCGGTGAGCAAGCCGAGCTCGTCAGGCAGGTACCCAGCAATATCGGCGTGGTTGAGGTCAATGCCGGCCACCACTCTGGCGGAGGAGTTGGAGAGTGAGGGGGCGCAGAAAACTCCGCCGTAGGAACAAACATTAGAGCCAGTCCAGTTGGCAGTGAAGTTGAAAGGATCAGAGAAAATGGCTTTCTTCCAAGCTTGCAAGGCAATGTAGGCCTGGCGGAGGCTCGGGTTCTCGAAGCTCAAGGTTTTGGCATCTCTATTAATGTCGTCTAAGTCGATATCGCCCTCTCCGGCGACGACATTGGGGATCTGGGAGGCGAAGGTGCACAGAACAAGAACTGCTAGAAACAAGAAGGAGGGACAGCGCCGCCGTGAGGGCGGCGGCATTGGGCTTGGGGTGGTGGTGGGAAGAGTCATAGGGGAAACTTCAATGAGGAATGAAAATGGTGAGGTGAACACATTAAAAGAGAGAGTTGGAGCTGCCAAAATAATGAATCAAATTGAATAGGCACAGTACAGATACTGCCTGGTTGGCTCAATTTATTCTTTcgtttctttatttattttttatttttttattttgattattatatcttaatttgaattaattaaaattattgattagtaataataataataatcttgGTAaccatgatttattttaattttataacaatGGTAAAGTCAAATTTGTGTAATGGGACACCATTAAGAGGATTGGTGTCATCAAGTTCttgaaaatactaatttttattcaaaataaaatagaatttgaaaaattataaaatagagaaaaagagCAAAAGTCTTTTACGCTTTGCCAGTTGGGTTTTTGCTAATTCCATattcaaagaaaagaatatattcTCACAACCTCAGGATTTTCTATCACACTTTTGTATCATAATTCATATACTAGTATCAAATTAACGAGCGATTAATATGTATTCTCTTtcagattaaaaaataataataatatttcaattagattataacttagaaataaaatcacataaaaagtACGCACATGCGCTataaaagattattataaatttgttgtaattataaataccttatttttatttaaaaaattatatatatcattaacgATCGTCTAAATAGTACCTTTACAATGAACTGTCATGAGAtggtatttgttaaataattaataatttataaaatgataaaaatatatttgtaattaagataaattttaacaacccgttgaaacttttattaaaaaaaaaaaaaggaaaagtaattatgcataaaattagggtttggatTGGGAGAATCCAGCATGACAAGGCAGCACGTCACAAATACATTTGAAAAGGGGGAAGCTGAAAGAGAAAGGAGGAGCAGTTTCAACAGTGTGTTGGACACagctattaattattatttattattatatgatttaatattgtgattgatttatttattaaaaaaattttgttataggTTTTGTTTGCTACGCGTTTTTCATCTTTTCTACACTCAATCTTagtatgtatttcttttttatatatacagtgtacgattaattatatcaattaataaaaatacaaattcgaCAATTAATTTGCGacatcaataattaaaatcaataaatatatctaaatgtgataaataaataacaaattattatagaaGTAAACGTATATCTATGTTTATAAGACTCGGactcataattattttattaaaagtcTTAAACTTACCAATCAAGTAACGTCTCGTTCACAATAGATTTTATAACCAACATTTATTCTCTCATTCGATTTTCTTATCCAACTTAGAATACGAGTTTCCGCGCTACTTTTGAAAACGCAAACACGATTTTAAAAACACTCGGAACCTAGGTCTTACATTGAAGATGAAGCTTGGTTGGCCAAGGGGTGATtattctcaaaaataaaaaagaaaaggcaaaagTCAACCTAGGCCTAGAATTAAGAAACCTTTGgttgtttttggttttgttttctgtgAAATTCTAATTCAGGTTGGACTcgattaaatctaaattattcatatggtaagtgtaataaatttattatttaaaattaatatatagtttaaaaaaagtgatcaatcacataataagtatatttgaTTCGAACAAATCTGATTCGGGCAAGAAATTTTCTTGTTGTCATTTTAAAGTTTAGGATTTCAACAAGAAATGTGTGTTTCATTagggaaaaattatattgttctcTCCTGGGGTCTGGATTATTATATGTCAATTGTCTGTGGTATGAAAAATGCATATTATTGACGTTtgtttttgttcaataaatatatttctccttcagtcaaaatttatgaatttgctaatatgaGCTAAAacaatgaatgaaaatctatatttgctcccaattgatttattactgatttggtcaaacaaaaaaaaatctgacCAAACAACCCTATACATCTTAACATACGCTAATACATGTGATGAGGTACATATTTACCTTTGTAAGGATAGCTGGTTAGCAAATATTTGTCTACctgtaataagttagtaattaGTTAATCGGTGATAAACATGGACTTCAATTCAATCTTTTTGGTAATATCAACaacttttatgaattttaactaatgggTGGATCTATTCATTTGATAGAACTAACATTTATGGGTACTAAGTGtgtttttcaaacaatagGAAGCCTACGTATAGctataccaaattttaggagaagGCACTGCAGTTATACTTTTCAActatgtataaattttcatgtgaagatgacaatatatttgaattaattgataaaattgcaTTCTATATTATCAGTGGtgtcaaatcaaatatatatatatatatattttatttaaatgaaactaagtgttattttttcattctaaTTGTTAGGTGTCGATACCCTTATTTTATCTaccacttttttttatataaatttattgcgaaaacttaaattttaactgCAGCTAATCAGTATTCTACATTTACTACAGGTAATacagttaaaatatttatcatgattttcaattttgaataatattctGACATTACTTACAAAAACAACAACCTGCAGCTTTTGTTAATATTCatcgtaatttttttcacttctaactctgataattaattacaataaaaaaatcatattttttctaatgacTTGTAATATCTTGTTGACGCacattaataattctttaaatatttataattatattaaatttcattgagagagagctcgttgtaatttgaccataattttatttgttgtggcatgcatgcatgcatgtatatatatatatagagagagagagagagggagagatgaagaggagagagaaaaaagcGTCGAAGTGTAAACAGTAAATGAAGGGACAAAGTATTCACTCACTATTATTCATCGGAGCccattcaattattttcagacaaaaaagtgagagagagagagagaagactTTTGTTGTTACCTTTtcattaatgtatataaaattatatattgattgttgCCAGAGCAGAAAGCGGGACCCACACTCACCTATTACACCCTTCTCACGTTCTTTCAACTCTCCTTTCTCTCtcccttttttcttatattatttatttatttattttattattattaattgtcaTTTTACAAACCGCGTTCTTACctccaaattattattattattagaaataattatatcgtCCCaagtttaatgaaattataaatagattcttcataatttaaaaaattattttcagtattattgatgtttgtttttgtataataaatagactcattttctaattaaaatttattgaatttattgacaataataaaaaagttaaatgaaaTACTATATTACTCGCGATCGATTTATtgcatgttaaataaatattttctaccaaactactcttatacaTCCTAATCACACGCTAATACATGTAATGAGGTATACCATCACTTCATTACCTTTATAAAGGTATTTTGGTTAGAAAATATCTGTTTGAtcagtaattaataaatcaatcaacaataattatgaattttcattcaacttttcttgttgttaatatcagcaaaccTAATAAATCTTGACtaaggaataattttttttattagacaCAAACCAACGCCATCGGTACTAAATTCTACCATcctctaaaatttgacataattacatcattattCGATTCTAAATACTTTCCCTAAATCAAAAGTCTTGCTTTAATTCGCttttttctttacatttttaattaatataaaaaacttcCATTTTAGAGGAATATAATTTGCTTAgtttataagaaaaagaagaattttccacatatatatctaataatatgTTGTTGTTAGAGGAGAAATGAGTCGAAAAAAtagcatattttaattgtataatatttaatgaaattatttctaattaaaagattattcagaatatatattaaataatataaaattttcattaaaaattaaatcatatatttcagaTATATTCACGtcgaaaatataattataaaaaaagtccTATATTTTTGTGCTTCCTCATAATaacttcttttattattattattaattttttttttgtactgacaaattccatattttttttaaataatatatcataacAAAGTtacaataatgataattaataataagttgaTATTTAAAATGGAGTAAATTAATCACCGCCGTCTAATGCTGTACATCACTTCCCCGTTGGAGACAGCCTGTCCGCCCAACCAAAACATTTCTTCCATCATTTGTTActctatttttgttaatactGATGATGCTGcaataattatgtatacatataataaataattttttatattttaaaatttattataaatataaataaaatattatatatatatattttttaaaaaaatattagtgatataataaaaaataatataatagtatCACAAACAActatttataagtataaagtctctttctttttatattagtagaAATAACTGATATTTTCCCTCATTTGCATATGTTATATTCGTTAgatttgaaaaactataagtatctttaaaattaaaaataattatgtagcttTCAGACGATAaggttaatataattactttacccttactaaatttaaaaaaaatatataaatataaaagaattgaagggtgggtaagtaaataatacatatgACATTAttccacaaaaatatttaaaaagttccaaaaacatataaatttttaatttgacaaTCCAAAAAGGACATTATGATCAATTCAccgtaaaaattaaatgaaaacgTAATGACAACTAACGGGATGGGCTAGCTGCTTGACagatgttaaaattaaaaaaatatttataatttttttaaataatcatgatatatttataattatattaactcTGAAGGGAGCCTCctgtaatttatcaattttgttaatataactaatattttcctCCTCCtaactttatattttaccccaaataaaatagcaaaaaatggaaaagaaaaaaagctcGTGAGCtgctctatattttttttgatattcccataaaagaaagtaataattaccaattccTACTTACTTTTCAACAAATTGAGGGATGGTGGCCATGTGCATTGCGCCCTTCAATCATATAAAGCCATGTGCTATGTGCTCCCATTTTTCTATCTTTCTCAAAAACTTCCCCGTTATATTGTATGGacacttcaaaaaattatctgATATAGTATCAAATATGCACTAAAcatgaatataatttgaatatagcATTTGtgtatcaaaaaatatattaaatatagcTGTATCAATGCATATCttgtctaatattttttttaaatttttcgtGTTACTGTGTCTATTCATCATAACTTccctaatatcaataataataataaaaaaggttCCCAagacaaaatgtatttaaatctTTGTATTGCCCATTTGTATAGTTGTATGTTTCAACTATAGGAATTTCTCATATGGTAccattaatcaattaaatgtatcatttaaaaatatattttataaataaagaagatattaaaaagttttttaaatatgttccTTTTCGAGTTTTGCCTCGGACAATGCAATAAGACATGCCTACGAGAATATAAGTGAGTTGTACGGGGACTTATAAATTACCCACTAAGTAATAGAGAAAATTGAACTCACAATTATTTGATTGCAAGTGAATCATTTttaccaattaaaattaataaacgtCGGTTTAGATACAGTTCAAAAGTAATAATGTACagtgatattttaaaaaatggataataatATTGTACACTCGCTgatttatggtctatttacacaaatcattcatccatttgaaaaattacacatactcCTACAAGAAAGgtcaatataattacacaaattaccccaatttttaactaaaaagagtaatttttataattatacaaaaaatataatcaatttatataaataatcttaGATTAGggatatagatataattattcctttaaaaaatatatcccAAATATTGCCGACGTTTTGTCCCATCCTGTTACGCTTTTTACATGATCGTACGATGATGATGGATTGGATACAGCTTTTTAACAGGAGCTCTCTGgggtaaattaatattcatttaccttttctttctttttttttttccaaaaaaattcaattacaaaataattcatatatctCTATATTGTTTAATGAAAGGTCTGCATTTACTTTCTATTATTAGattggataaattatttaacgtACCATTTGTAAGATGTTTGTTTTGTATATTGGAAGTGTGATTTTATTCCTTAAGCCCCATATAAATTACTGTTCTTCTTTAATAACTAAACCCACTTAAATAGGTGGAATGAGTTATTCAACCgaaacaattcaaataaatataatataattaatatgctcGAACAATAGTGTTTTGATATATTCTCTATGGGTGGTgatatttaaatgaatatttttgggctgacaaatttaaattgactGAAAAGACATATATAGTACTTTCTTATTACTGTTTTAGTCCTCCAATATTCAAAAGAATGAATAATGTTTATATTACTTTCAAATAAACTAAGTGAATGATACATAGTTTCgatttttacttaataaaataatttataatcaaatcacttatttttatgaaattcatGAAAATACAGTTTGGAGGGAGAtacaattttagaatttataagcCGCTCAAACTCCTCGTCTGTAATTAATGTGGGTCCCTTGTCAACGTCATAAACCATCCAAATAATTAACATTTGAATAATCAATAACCTATGATGCAGACTTCAtacatattcaaattattatataagagggtaagaaacaaatataaagatgtaga
The nucleotide sequence above comes from Sesamum indicum cultivar Zhongzhi No. 13 linkage group LG11, S_indicum_v1.0, whole genome shotgun sequence. Encoded proteins:
- the LOC105173739 gene encoding leucine-rich repeat extensin-like protein 1, translating into MTLPTTTPSPMPPPSRRRCPSFLFLAVLVLCTFASQIPNVVAGEGDIDLDDINRDAKTLSFENPSLRQAYIALQAWKKAIFSDPFNFTANWTGSNVCSYGGVFCAPSLSNSSARVVAGIDLNHADIAGYLPDELGLLTDLALFHINSNRFCGVVPNSFKKLKLLFELDLSNNRFVGGFPKVVLSLPSLKFLDLRFNEFEGGVPSQVFDKDLDALFLNDNRFQFGIPENLGNSPVSVLVLANNNLGGCIPGSIGNMGKTLNELILMNDNLTGCLPPQIGMLKELTVFDVSFNNLQGPLPSEVSRMRSLEQLDVAHNRLTGEVPAAVCQLPRLQNFTYSYNYFTREAPECSRFGGGAVSDGRENCIPNKSNQRSARECSSDAAKPFDCSKSKCGGGGTVAPVPGRRGPVAPNPPSPKPARGPRPFIRPSPPPPPTSKSSPSSRSHPPPPSPPPTKSFQPPPPTHEVSPGTRLPPPPPPSHEHVTPPPPQHESSPTTHYRSPPPPPPPTYYAPKSPPPPPPYVYSSPPPPPPSYIYSSPPPPSSSPPPPPSPSPPPPYVYSSPPPPSPSPPPPYGYSSPPPPSPSPPPPYVYSSPPPPSPSPPPPYVYSSPPPPSPSPPPPYVYSSPPPPYVYSSPPPPSPSPPPPYVYQSPPPPSPSPPPPYVYASPPPPSASPPPPYVYSSPPPPSPSPPPTAECKSPPPPSPSPPPPYKYSSPPPPYKYSSPPPPLPSPPPPYKYSSPPPPSPSPPPPYVYSSPPPPPPKENIPLPPIVGVSYASPPPPAIPYY
- the LOC105173841 gene encoding probable protein phosphatase 2C 44, with product MEDYHVAEYRKKKDHVLGLFAIFDGHLGDRVPSYLKDNLFDNILEEPNFWEDPRTAIKNAYHSTDKVILENSMQLGPGGSTAVTAIVIDGKDLWVANVGDSRAVICSGEIAEQLTVDHEPHSERRRIEKQGGFVTTLPGDVPRVNGQLAVARAFGDENLKAHLSSEPDVRNVRIGSSTQFVILASDGLWKVMSNQEAVDMVRPIKDPQAAAKRLTTEALARKSKDDISCIVIRFG